Proteins co-encoded in one Gossypium arboreum isolate Shixiya-1 chromosome 11, ASM2569848v2, whole genome shotgun sequence genomic window:
- the LOC108472121 gene encoding uncharacterized protein LOC108472121 yields MCVDYRDLNKASPKDNFPLPHIDTLVDNTTGYSLFSFMDGFSGYNQIKMHPEDMEKTTFITLWGTFCYKVMPFGLKNAGATYQRAMVTLFHDMMHKEIEVYADDLIAKSRTEEEHVRVLRKLFLRLRKFQLKLNPSKCTFGARSRKLLGFVVSEKGIEVDPDKIKAIQGLPPPRTQKEVRGFLGRLNYIARFISQLTDKCDPIFRLLKNHNPGVWDDECQKTFEKVKQYLSSPPVLTPPSPGRPLILYLTVFDNSMGCVLGQHDETGRKERAIYYLSKKFTECEMRYPPIEKLCCALVWTTRRLRQYMLYHTTWLISKLDPLKYMMESTALYGRMARWQILLSEFDIVYVNQKAVKGSAIVDFLASRALEDYEPLNFNFLNEDLMYVAIAEGDMPENHSWKLNFDGASNAVGNGVGVVLISPNGDHYPFTCKLDFDCTNNMTEYEVCIMGIRATIDREIKVLEVYGDSALVIYQLKGEWETRDPKLISYRKLILELIEKFDDITFHYLPRSENQMADALATLASMVKVNEQEDMKPIQMSICEAPAHCCNVDEEEERDDHPWYHDILQYVKSRAYPDKATENDKRILRRLASDYILDGEVLYKKRKDQVLLRCVDAVEAKKILEEVHDGVCGTHANGFIMARQIMRFGYYWSTMEGDCINYAKKCHKCQIYGDKIHVPPSPLHVMTSPWPFSMWGIDVIGPISPKASNEHRFIFVVIDYFTKWVEAASYANVTKSAVSKFLKKEIICRYGMPERIVSDNALNLNNSAIAEVCSWFNIKHHYSSPYRPKMNGAVEAANKNIKKIVGKMAETYKDWHEKLPFALYAYWTSVRTSTGATPFSLVYGIEAVLPIEVEIPSLRVFSELKLDEAEWIQSRYDQLNLIEEKRLKAIRHGQMYQKRMMRAYNKKVHPRVFHEGDLVLKKILSMQKDFRGKWMPNWEGPYVVKKAFFGGALILAEMDGKSLPNPINSDSVKRYFA; encoded by the coding sequence atgtgtgtagaTTACAGAGATTTAAACAAGGCCAGCCCAAAGGATAACTTTCCATTGCCTCACATAGACACTCTAGTGGATAATACGACAGGCTATTCActattctccttcatggatgggttctctgggtataatcagatcaagatgcatcctgaggacATGGAAAAAACCACATTCATAACTTTATGGGGAACgttttgctacaaggtgatgcccttCGGGCTGAAAAATGCAGGAGCCACAtaccaaagagccatggtaaccttgttccatgacatgatgcacaaggaaattgaggtCTACGCTGACGACTTGATTGCAAAATCCCGAACTGAAGAGGAGCATGTGCGAGTGTTGAGGAAATTGTTcctgaggttgagaaaattccaaTTAAAGCTCAATCCGTCAAAATGCACCTTCGGAGCTAGGTCTAGAAAGTTACTTGGCTTCGTAGTCAGTGAGAAGGGAATAGAAGTCGACCCTGATAAAATCAAGGCTATACAGGGGCTGCCTCCGCCACGAACTCAGAAAGAAGTCCGAGGTTTTCTAGGGAGACTAAACTACATCGCACGGTTTATTTCGCAACTGACAGATAAGTGCGACCCCATATTTCGTCTTCTTAAAAACCACAATCCTGGGGTATGGGATGATGAATGCCAAAAAACCTTTGAAAAggttaaacaatatttgtctagtcccccAGTGCTAACACCACCAAGCCCTGGTAGACCATTGATACTATACTTAACAGTATTTGATAATTCGATGGGGTGTGTGCTCGGCCAACACGATGAGACTGGGAGaaaagaaagagcgatatattacctcagtaaaaaatTTACTGAGTGTGAAATGAGGTATCCGCCAATTGAGAAGCTATGTTGTGCTTTGGTGTGGACAAcacgaaggttgaggcaatacatgttgtaccatacaacttggctaatctcAAAGCTAGACCCTctcaaatacatgatggagtcaaccgcTTTATATGGAAGGATGGCCCGGTGGCAGATTCTGCTCTccgaatttgacatagtctatgtaAACCAAAAAGCTGTGAAGGGGAGTGCAATAGTAGATTTCctagccagtagagctttggaGGATTATGAAcctttgaatttcaatttcctcaatgaagatctaatgtatgtagCAATCGCTGAAGGGGACATGCCTGAAAATCATTCCTGGAAATTAAattttgacggagcatcaaatgccgTTGGAAATGGAGTTGGGGTAGTACTAatatccccaaatggagatcattatccgttcacttgcaagctggattttgactgcacaaaTAACATGACAGAATACGAGGTATGTATCATGGGAATTCGGGCAACTATAGACCGCGAAATCAAAGTATTAGAAGTGTACGGAGACTCTGcattggtaatttatcagcttaaAGGCGAGTGGGAAACGAGAGATCCCAAATTGATTAGTTACCGAAAGTTAATCCTGGAGTTAATTGAAAAGTTTGATGATATTACCTTTCATTACCTCCCGCGAAGCGAgaatcagatggctgacgccttGGCTACACTGGCTTCCATGGTCAAAGTAAATGAACAGGAGGATATGAAGccaattcagatgagtatttgtgAGGCCCCAGCTCACTGCTGTAATGTTGATGAAGAGGAAGAGAgagatgatcatccttggtatcATGATATCTTACAATATGTGAAGAGCCGTGCGTACCCAGATAAAGCAACCGAAAATGATAAAAGAATATTGAGGAGGTTAGCCAGTGACTATATCCTAGATGGTGAGGTCCTATATAAGAAGAGAAAGGATCAGGTGTTGTTAAGATGTGTTGACGCTGTTGAGGCAAAGAAAATTCTAGAGGAAGTCCATGATGgtgtctgtgggacacatgccaatggtttcataATGGCTCgacaaattatgagattcggaTATTACTGGTCTACaatggaaggagattgcatcaatTACGCTAAGAAATGCCACAAGtgtcaaatttatggagacaagatccatgtgcctccttcaccccTCCATGTTATGACTTCCCCATGGCCATTCTCAATGTGGGGCATTGACGTCATTGGGCCAATTTCGCCAAAAGCTTCCAACGAACATCGAtttatttttgtggttattgactaCTTTACtaaatgggtagaggctgcttcgtaCGCCAATGTCACAAAGTCGGCGGTCAGCAAGTTCCTGAAGAAGGAGATCATATGTCGTTATGGTATGCCAGAAAGAATCGTATCCGACAACGCGTTGAATCTGAACAATAGCGCAATAGCAGAAGTCTGCAGTTggttcaacattaaacatcactACTCATCACCATACCGCCCGAAAATGAATGGGGCGGTTGAGGCAGCTAATAAGAatatcaagaagattgtggggaagatggcggagacttataaagattggcatgaaaagCTCCCATTTGCCCTTTATGCTTATTGgacatctgtcagaacttctaccggggcaacacctttctcattggtttatgggatagAGGCAGTTTTACCTATTGAGGTCGAAATCCCTTCTCTCCGAGTTTTCTCAGAGTTGAAGTTAgacgaagcagaatggatccaatctcGTTACGATCAACTAAACTTGATTGAAGAGAAGAGGCTAAAGGCTATTCGTCATGGCcaaatgtaccagaagagaatgatgcGAGCCTACAACAAAAAAGTTCACCCTAGGGTGTTCCATGAGGGAGACTTAGTGTTGAAAAAGATTCTCTCTATGCAAAAAGATTTCagggggaaatggatgccaaattgggaaggaccctaTGTAGTAAAAAAGGCTTTCTTTGGAGGGGCATTGATACTAGCAGAGATGGATGGCAAAAGCTTGCCTAACCCGATAAATTCGGATTCTGTCAAAAGATATTTTGCTTAA